In a single window of the Cupriavidus sp. P-10 genome:
- a CDS encoding Glu/Leu/Phe/Val family dehydrogenase — protein MSSAAPTNTAGQKHALPSYLNADNLGPWGIYLQQVDRVTPYLGSLARWVETLKRPKRALVVDVPIELDNGTIAHFEGYRVQHNLSRGPGKGGVRFHQDVTLSEVMALSAWMSVKNAAVNVPYGGAKGGIRVDPRTLSHAELERLTRRYTSEINIIIGPSKDIPAPDVNTNAQVMAWMMDTYSMNSGSTSTGVVTGKPISLGGSLGRHEATGRGVFVVGSEAARNIGLEIKGASVAVQGFGNVGAVAAKLFHEAGAKVVAVQDHRTTLFDPAGLDVPAMMEYAAHSGTIEGFRGEVLRTEQFWEVDCDILIPAALESQITAKNAPLIKARLVIEGANGPTTPEADDILRERNILVAPDVIANAGGVTVSYFEWVQDFSSFFWTEEEINQRLVRIMQEAFRAIWQVAQENKVTLRTAAFIVACSRILQAREMRGLYP, from the coding sequence ATGTCCTCCGCAGCACCGACCAACACTGCCGGCCAAAAGCACGCACTCCCGTCCTACCTCAACGCCGACAATCTCGGCCCCTGGGGCATCTACCTGCAACAAGTCGATCGTGTCACGCCCTACCTGGGCTCGCTGGCACGCTGGGTTGAAACCCTGAAGCGCCCCAAGCGCGCGCTGGTCGTCGACGTACCCATCGAACTGGATAACGGCACCATCGCCCACTTCGAGGGCTACCGCGTGCAGCACAACCTGTCGCGCGGCCCGGGCAAGGGCGGCGTGCGTTTCCACCAGGACGTGACGCTGTCGGAAGTGATGGCGCTGTCGGCGTGGATGTCGGTGAAGAATGCCGCGGTGAACGTGCCCTACGGCGGTGCCAAGGGCGGCATCCGCGTCGACCCGCGCACGCTGTCGCACGCCGAGCTGGAGCGCCTGACACGCCGCTACACCAGCGAAATCAACATCATCATCGGACCGAGCAAGGACATCCCGGCGCCGGACGTCAACACCAACGCCCAGGTGATGGCATGGATGATGGACACCTACTCGATGAATTCGGGCAGCACCTCCACCGGCGTGGTGACCGGCAAGCCGATCTCGCTGGGTGGTTCTCTGGGCCGCCATGAAGCGACCGGCCGCGGCGTGTTCGTGGTGGGTTCGGAGGCTGCGCGCAATATCGGCCTGGAAATCAAGGGCGCGAGCGTCGCCGTGCAGGGCTTCGGCAACGTGGGCGCCGTCGCCGCCAAGCTGTTCCATGAGGCCGGCGCCAAGGTGGTGGCGGTGCAGGACCACCGCACCACGCTGTTCGACCCGGCCGGCCTGGATGTGCCGGCGATGATGGAATACGCCGCGCACAGCGGCACCATCGAAGGCTTCCGCGGCGAAGTCCTGCGCACCGAGCAGTTCTGGGAAGTCGATTGCGACATCCTGATCCCGGCCGCGCTGGAAAGCCAGATCACCGCCAAGAACGCACCGTTGATCAAGGCCCGCCTGGTGATCGAAGGCGCCAACGGCCCCACCACGCCGGAAGCGGATGACATCCTGCGCGAGCGCAATATCCTGGTGGCGCCGGACGTGATCGCCAACGCCGGCGGCGTGACCGTGTCCTACTTCGAATGGGTGCAGGATTTCTCGTCGTTCTTCTGGACCGAGGAGGAAATCAACCAGCGCCTGGTACGGATCATGCAAGAGGCGTTCCGCGCAATCTGGCAGGTGGCGCAGGAGAACAAGGTGACGCTGCGCACCGCGGCGTTTATCGTGGCCTGTTCGCGGATCCTGCAGGCGCGCGAAATGCGCGGCCTGTATCCCTGA
- a CDS encoding glutamate/aspartate ABC transporter substrate-binding protein, which translates to MNFAKLASLMIAAGVMCGTAQAAEQLTGTLKKIKDTGVITLGVRESSIPFNYNLGGVRQVGYSYDINMKIVEAIKDQLKLPNLQVKEIPITSQNRITLLQNGTIDIECGSTTNNLERQKQVAFTNSIFIIGTRIMVKKDAGIKDWADLKGKNVVTTAGTTSERLLRKMNDDQKLGMNIISTKDHGQSFLTLESGRAVAFMMDDALLYGERAKAKNPADWIVVGKAQSRESYGCMIRKDDPQFKKLSDTVITGMMKDGAVNTLYTKWFMQPVPPKGLNLDFPLSEDMKTLIKAPNDKALD; encoded by the coding sequence ATGAATTTTGCCAAGTTGGCTTCCCTGATGATTGCCGCCGGCGTAATGTGCGGAACGGCCCAGGCGGCTGAACAACTGACGGGCACGCTGAAGAAGATCAAAGACACAGGCGTGATTACGCTTGGCGTGCGCGAGTCGTCGATTCCGTTTAACTACAACCTGGGCGGCGTGCGCCAGGTCGGCTATTCCTACGACATCAATATGAAGATCGTGGAAGCCATCAAGGACCAGCTGAAGCTGCCGAACCTGCAGGTCAAGGAAATCCCGATCACCTCGCAGAACCGCATCACGCTGCTGCAGAACGGCACCATCGACATCGAGTGCGGCTCGACCACCAATAACCTGGAACGCCAGAAGCAAGTCGCCTTCACCAACTCCATCTTCATCATCGGCACGCGCATCATGGTGAAGAAGGACGCCGGCATCAAGGACTGGGCCGACCTGAAGGGCAAGAACGTCGTCACCACCGCCGGCACCACGTCGGAGCGCCTGCTGCGCAAGATGAACGACGACCAGAAGCTGGGCATGAACATCATCAGCACCAAGGACCATGGCCAGTCGTTCCTGACTCTGGAATCGGGCCGCGCGGTGGCGTTCATGATGGACGACGCGCTGCTGTACGGCGAGCGCGCCAAGGCCAAGAACCCGGCCGACTGGATCGTGGTGGGCAAGGCCCAGTCGCGCGAGTCGTATGGCTGCATGATCCGCAAGGACGATCCGCAGTTCAAGAAGCTGTCCGACACCGTGATCACCGGCATGATGAAGGACGGCGCGGTCAACACGCTGTACACCAAGTGGTTCATGCAACCGGTGCCGCCGAAGGGCCTCAACCTGGACTTCCCGCTGTCCGAAGACATGAAGACCCTGATCAAGGCGCCGAACGACAAGGCGCTGGACTGA
- a CDS encoding amino acid ABC transporter permease has product MNYNWHWGVFLEQAAQNETYLDWMISGLKVTLALGLSSWVIALVIGSVLGVLRTVPNKWLSGFAATYVEIFRNIPLLVQLFIWYFVAPELLPGGEAIKQMNPFAQQFLAAMLCLGTFTAARVCEQVRSGINSLARGQKNAGLAMGFTLPQTYRHVLLPMAFRVIVPPLTSEFLNIFKNSAVASTIGLLELAAQGRQLVDYTARPYESFIAVTLMYALINVTVMLLMRWVEARTRVPGFIGGK; this is encoded by the coding sequence ATGAACTACAACTGGCATTGGGGAGTTTTCCTCGAACAGGCCGCCCAGAACGAGACCTACCTGGACTGGATGATCTCCGGCCTGAAGGTCACGCTCGCGCTGGGGCTTTCGTCCTGGGTCATTGCCCTGGTCATCGGGTCGGTGCTCGGCGTGCTGCGCACCGTGCCCAACAAGTGGCTGTCGGGTTTTGCCGCCACCTACGTCGAGATATTCCGCAACATCCCGCTGCTGGTGCAGCTGTTCATCTGGTATTTCGTCGCACCCGAGCTGCTGCCCGGCGGCGAGGCGATCAAGCAGATGAACCCGTTCGCGCAGCAGTTCCTGGCCGCGATGCTGTGCCTGGGCACTTTTACCGCCGCGCGGGTGTGCGAGCAGGTGCGCTCGGGTATCAACTCGCTGGCGCGCGGGCAGAAGAACGCGGGCCTGGCGATGGGCTTCACGCTGCCGCAGACGTACCGCCACGTACTGCTGCCGATGGCCTTCCGCGTGATCGTGCCGCCGCTGACCTCCGAATTCCTGAACATCTTCAAGAACTCGGCGGTAGCGTCGACCATCGGCCTGCTGGAACTGGCCGCGCAGGGCCGCCAGCTGGTGGACTACACCGCGCGTCCGTATGAATCGTTCATCGCGGTCACGCTGATGTACGCGCTGATCAACGTCACGGTGATGCTGCTGATGCGCTGGGTCGAGGCCCGCACGCGCGTGCCCGGCTTCATCGGCGGCAAGTAA
- the gltK gene encoding glutamate/aspartate ABC transporter permease GltK: MAYSFDFTSINPSTLHVLGEGMMVSLKITVTAVVVGIIWGTILAMMRLSSYRLLNWFAQGYVTIFRSIPLVMVLLWFFLIIPQVLQGIFNLSPATDLRMTSALVAFALFEAAYYSEIIRAGIQSVSRGQMFAAQALGMTYGQSMRLVILPQAFRNMVPLLLTQGIILFQDTSLVYVSALADFFGQAYGIGERDGRIVEMLLFAGLVYFIICFSASLLVKRYQKKVAV; encoded by the coding sequence ATGGCTTATTCCTTCGATTTCACCTCGATCAACCCCAGCACGCTGCACGTGCTGGGCGAGGGCATGATGGTCTCGCTCAAGATCACCGTCACCGCGGTGGTGGTCGGCATCATCTGGGGCACCATCCTGGCGATGATGCGGCTGTCGTCCTACAGGCTGCTGAACTGGTTTGCGCAGGGGTACGTGACCATCTTCCGCTCCATCCCGCTGGTGATGGTGCTGTTGTGGTTCTTCCTGATCATTCCGCAGGTGCTGCAGGGCATCTTCAACCTGTCGCCCGCGACCGACCTGCGCATGACGTCGGCGCTGGTGGCGTTCGCGCTGTTCGAGGCGGCGTACTACTCTGAGATCATCCGCGCGGGGATCCAGAGCGTGTCGCGCGGGCAGATGTTCGCGGCGCAGGCGCTGGGCATGACCTACGGGCAGTCGATGCGGCTGGTGATCCTGCCGCAGGCATTCCGCAACATGGTGCCGCTGCTGCTGACCCAGGGCATCATCCTGTTCCAGGATACGTCGCTGGTGTACGTGAGCGCGCTGGCTGACTTCTTCGGCCAGGCTTACGGCATCGGCGAGCGCGATGGGCGTATCGTCGAGATGCTGCTGTTCGCGGGCCTGGTGTACTTCATCATTTGTTTCTCCGCTTCGCTGCTGGTCAAGCGTTACCAGAAAAAGGTGGCTGTATGA
- a CDS encoding amino acid ABC transporter ATP-binding protein, translating into MIEINNVSKWYGSFQVLTDCTTKVAKGEVVVVCGPSGSGKSTLIKTVNALEPFQKGDILVDGTSVGNPKTNLPKLRSRVGMVFQNFELFPHLSITENLTIAQMKVLGRSKDEAMAKGMKYLERVGLKSQAEKYPGQLSGGQQQRVAIARALSMDPICMLFDEPTSALDPEMVNEVLDVMVQLAQEGMTMMCVTHEMGFARKVANRVIFMDQGKIVEDAEKEEFFGDIEHRSERARQFLSKILHH; encoded by the coding sequence ATGATCGAAATCAACAATGTTTCCAAGTGGTACGGCTCCTTCCAGGTGCTGACCGACTGCACCACCAAGGTTGCCAAGGGTGAAGTGGTGGTGGTGTGCGGCCCGTCGGGTTCGGGGAAATCCACGCTGATCAAGACCGTCAACGCGCTGGAGCCGTTTCAGAAGGGCGACATCCTGGTCGATGGCACCTCGGTGGGCAATCCCAAGACCAACCTGCCCAAGCTGCGTTCGCGCGTGGGCATGGTGTTCCAGAACTTCGAGCTGTTCCCGCACCTGTCGATCACCGAGAACCTGACCATCGCGCAGATGAAGGTGCTCGGCCGCTCGAAGGACGAGGCGATGGCGAAGGGCATGAAATACCTGGAGCGCGTGGGCCTGAAGAGCCAGGCGGAGAAGTACCCTGGCCAGCTTTCGGGCGGCCAGCAGCAGCGCGTGGCCATTGCGCGCGCGCTGTCCATGGATCCGATCTGCATGCTGTTCGACGAACCCACCTCGGCGCTGGACCCCGAGATGGTCAACGAAGTGCTGGACGTGATGGTGCAGCTGGCGCAGGAAGGCATGACCATGATGTGCGTGACCCATGAAATGGGTTTCGCGCGCAAGGTGGCCAACCGCGTGATCTTCATGGACCAGGGCAAGATCGTCGAGGATGCCGAAAAGGAAGAGTTCTTCGGCGATATCGAGCACCGCTCGGAGCGCGCCAGGCAGTTCCTGTCGAAGATCCTGCATCACTGA
- a CDS encoding class II glutamine amidotransferase, with amino-acid sequence MCQLLGMNCATPTDVTFSFTGFAARGGVTDHHADGFGVAFFEDKACRLFIDNQSAGTSPVADLIKRYPIKSKNVISHIRKATQGTVLLENCHPFMRELWGRHWIFAHNGDLLNFSPFLSGVYQPVGDTDSELAFCTLMQGLRKRFPGSQPPLNELGHALADITRDITLHGVFNFLLSNGQALFAHCSTRLYYIVREWPFSTAHLIDADLSIDFAQVTTPDDRVAVIATAPLTDNETWTQFAPGELIMFEHGRPVMTLTVPIPPEVQAKNAANTACT; translated from the coding sequence ATGTGCCAGTTGCTAGGCATGAACTGCGCCACGCCGACCGACGTGACGTTCTCCTTCACCGGCTTCGCCGCCCGCGGCGGCGTGACCGACCACCACGCCGACGGTTTCGGTGTCGCCTTCTTCGAGGACAAGGCCTGCCGCCTGTTCATCGACAACCAGTCCGCCGGCACCTCGCCGGTGGCCGACCTGATCAAGCGCTACCCGATCAAGTCCAAGAACGTCATCTCGCATATCCGCAAGGCGACGCAGGGCACCGTGCTGCTGGAGAACTGCCACCCGTTCATGCGCGAGCTGTGGGGCCGCCACTGGATCTTTGCCCACAACGGGGACCTGCTGAATTTCTCGCCATTCCTGTCGGGCGTGTACCAGCCGGTCGGCGATACCGACAGCGAACTGGCCTTCTGCACGCTGATGCAAGGCCTGCGCAAGCGCTTTCCGGGCTCGCAACCGCCGCTGAATGAACTGGGCCATGCGCTGGCCGACATCACGCGCGATATCACGCTGCATGGCGTGTTCAATTTCCTGCTGAGCAACGGCCAGGCCCTGTTTGCCCACTGCTCGACTCGCCTGTACTACATCGTGCGGGAGTGGCCGTTTTCCACCGCGCACCTGATCGATGCGGACCTGTCGATCGACTTCGCCCAGGTGACCACGCCGGACGACCGCGTTGCCGTGATCGCCACCGCCCCGTTGACTGACAACGAGACCTGGACCCAGTTCGCCCCAGGCGAGCTGATCATGTTCGAGCACGGGCGTCCGGTGATGACGCTGACCGTACCGATCCCGCCCGAAGTCCAGGCCAAGAACGCGGCCAATACCGCCTGTACCTGA
- a CDS encoding tartrate dehydrogenase, which yields MSQYKIAVIPGDGIGTEVMPEGIRVMDAAARRFGIDFQWDHFDFSSCDYYARHGKMLPDDWFDTLVKYDAIYFGAVGWPDTVPDHVSLWGSLLQFRRSFDQYVNLRPVRLMPGIKSPLADRKPGDIDFYVVRENTEGEYSSIGGRMFPGTEREIVVQETVMSRTGVDRILKFAFELAQKRPKKHLTSATKSNGISITMPYWDERVEAMAANYPGLKVDKYHIDILTAHFVQHPDWFDVVVASNLFGDILSDLGPACTGTIGIAPSGNINPDRTFPSLFEPVHGSAPDIAGRGVANPIGQIWCGAMMLEHLGHAEAGAAVLGAIEKVLAAGPEHAPLTRDIGGKAGTADLGRAIAEAL from the coding sequence ATGAGCCAATACAAGATCGCCGTGATTCCCGGAGACGGAATCGGCACGGAAGTCATGCCCGAGGGCATACGCGTGATGGATGCCGCGGCGCGGCGCTTCGGCATCGACTTCCAGTGGGATCATTTCGATTTTTCCAGCTGCGACTACTACGCCCGCCACGGCAAGATGCTGCCTGACGACTGGTTCGACACACTGGTCAAGTACGACGCCATCTACTTCGGCGCGGTCGGCTGGCCCGATACGGTGCCCGACCACGTCTCGCTGTGGGGCTCGCTGCTGCAGTTCCGCCGTTCGTTCGACCAGTACGTCAACCTGCGCCCGGTGCGGCTGATGCCCGGCATCAAGAGCCCGCTGGCGGACCGCAAGCCCGGCGACATCGACTTCTACGTGGTGCGCGAGAACACCGAGGGCGAGTATTCCAGCATCGGTGGCCGCATGTTCCCCGGCACCGAGCGCGAGATCGTGGTGCAGGAAACGGTGATGAGCCGCACCGGCGTCGATCGCATCCTGAAGTTTGCCTTCGAGCTGGCCCAGAAGCGGCCCAAGAAGCACCTGACGTCGGCGACCAAGTCCAACGGGATTTCGATCACGATGCCGTACTGGGACGAACGGGTCGAAGCGATGGCCGCCAACTACCCCGGCCTGAAGGTCGACAAGTACCACATCGACATCCTGACTGCCCATTTCGTCCAGCATCCGGACTGGTTCGACGTGGTGGTTGCCAGCAACCTGTTTGGCGACATCCTGTCCGACCTGGGGCCGGCCTGCACCGGCACCATCGGCATCGCGCCGTCGGGCAATATCAATCCGGACCGCACCTTCCCCAGCCTGTTCGAACCGGTGCACGGATCGGCCCCGGATATCGCCGGGCGCGGCGTGGCCAACCCGATCGGCCAGATCTGGTGCGGCGCCATGATGCTGGAGCACCTGGGCCATGCCGAGGCCGGCGCGGCCGTGCTGGGCGCGATCGAAAAGGTGCTGGCCGCCGGGCCGGAGCATGCGCCGCTGACGCGCGATATCGGCGGCAAGGCCGGTACCGCAGACCTGGGCCGCGCCATCGCGGAGGCGCTGTGA
- a CDS encoding glycerate kinase type-2 family protein, which translates to MSAAFAGDARALLLETFHAAVAAADPLQIVAQHLPPPHAGGRTLVVGAGKAAASMAAAVERAYAGKATLEGLVVTRYAHGMPTDHIRVIEAGHPVPDESGEQASAGILAAVQSLTPQDRLLVLVSGGGSSLLSLPAEGIPMADLKATTKELLRCGAPITDMNIVRKHVSRIQGGRLAQASQAPVTTLIVSDVAGDDPSAIASGPTVADPSTFNDALEILRRYGAQVPASVQSHLERGARGEVPETPKPGDPLFDRVDNVMIATAHGSLEAAAALFRERGVTPVVLGDTVTGEAREVARVYAALVREIRAYNAPFATPVALISGGECTVTLPAGGGASKARGGRCSEFLLSLAVELAGMPGVHAIAADTDGIDGSEDNAGALADPTTLARAEAAGLPGQRQLDAHDAWGLFGAIGDLVVTGPTRTNVNDYRAILIL; encoded by the coding sequence GTGAGCGCCGCGTTCGCGGGGGACGCCCGCGCACTGCTGCTCGAGACCTTCCACGCCGCCGTGGCGGCGGCGGACCCGCTGCAGATCGTCGCGCAGCACCTGCCGCCGCCGCACGCCGGCGGCCGCACGCTGGTGGTGGGCGCGGGCAAGGCTGCCGCGTCGATGGCCGCGGCGGTCGAGCGCGCCTATGCCGGCAAGGCTACGCTCGAAGGGTTGGTGGTCACGCGCTACGCACACGGCATGCCGACCGACCATATCCGCGTGATCGAGGCCGGCCACCCGGTGCCGGACGAGTCCGGCGAGCAGGCTTCTGCCGGGATCCTGGCCGCGGTGCAGTCGCTGACACCGCAGGACCGGCTGCTGGTGCTGGTTTCGGGTGGCGGTTCGAGCCTGCTGTCGCTGCCGGCCGAGGGCATCCCGATGGCCGACCTGAAGGCGACCACAAAGGAATTGCTGCGCTGTGGCGCACCGATCACCGACATGAACATCGTGCGCAAGCATGTCTCGCGCATCCAGGGCGGGCGGCTGGCGCAGGCCAGCCAGGCGCCGGTGACCACTCTGATCGTCTCGGACGTGGCCGGCGACGACCCCAGCGCTATCGCCTCGGGCCCGACCGTGGCCGATCCCAGTACTTTCAACGACGCGCTCGAGATCCTGCGCCGCTATGGTGCACAGGTGCCGGCCAGCGTGCAGTCGCACCTGGAACGCGGCGCCCGCGGCGAGGTGCCGGAGACGCCCAAGCCCGGCGATCCCTTGTTCGACCGGGTCGACAACGTCATGATCGCCACCGCCCACGGCAGCCTCGAGGCCGCCGCCGCGCTGTTCCGCGAACGCGGCGTCACGCCGGTGGTGCTGGGCGACACGGTGACGGGTGAGGCGCGCGAAGTGGCGCGCGTCTACGCGGCGCTGGTGCGCGAAATTCGCGCGTACAATGCGCCGTTCGCCACGCCCGTGGCGCTGATCTCCGGAGGTGAGTGCACGGTCACTTTGCCGGCCGGCGGCGGTGCCAGCAAGGCGCGCGGCGGGCGCTGCTCGGAGTTTCTGCTGTCGCTGGCGGTCGAACTGGCAGGCATGCCCGGCGTGCACGCGATCGCGGCCGACACCGATGGCATCGACGGCTCGGAAGACAACGCCGGTGCGCTGGCCGATCCGACCACGCTGGCGCGCGCCGAAGCCGCCGGCCTGCCGGGCCAGCGCCAGCTCGACGCGCACGACGCCTGGGGCTTGTTCGGCGCCATCGGCGACCTGGTGGTCACCGGGCCCACGCGCACCAACGTGAACGATTACCGCGCCATCCTGATTCTCTGA
- the pyrC gene encoding dihydroorotase, protein MTQKLTITRPDDWHLHLRDGAALAAVLPDTARQFARAIIMPNLKPPVTTVAQAQAYRARILAALPAGMQFEPLMTLYLTDNTSAEEIVAAKASGFVHGVKLYPAGATTNSDAGVTDIRRCYAALEAMQREGLPLLVHGEVTDPAIDIFDREAVFIEQVMTPLRRDMPELKVVFEHITTKDAAQYVLEASGPVGATITAHHLLYNRNAIFTGGIRPHYYCLPVLKRETHREALVAAATSGNPRFFLGTDSAPHARGLKEHACGCAGCYTALHAMELYAEAFDAAGALDKLEAFASFNGPAFYGLARNAGTLTLEREDWQLPAELPYGDTTLVPLRGGETLRWKAR, encoded by the coding sequence ATGACCCAGAAGCTCACCATTACCCGCCCGGACGACTGGCACCTGCACCTGCGCGACGGCGCGGCGCTGGCCGCCGTGCTGCCCGACACCGCCCGCCAGTTCGCGCGCGCGATCATCATGCCGAACCTGAAGCCGCCCGTGACCACGGTGGCCCAGGCGCAGGCCTACCGCGCCCGCATCCTCGCGGCGCTGCCGGCCGGCATGCAGTTCGAGCCGCTGATGACGCTGTACCTGACCGATAACACCAGCGCCGAAGAGATCGTCGCGGCCAAGGCCAGCGGCTTCGTGCACGGCGTCAAGCTGTACCCGGCGGGCGCCACCACCAACAGCGACGCCGGCGTGACCGACATCCGCCGTTGCTACGCCGCGCTGGAAGCGATGCAGCGCGAAGGCCTGCCGCTGCTGGTGCACGGCGAAGTCACCGACCCGGCGATCGATATCTTCGACCGCGAGGCCGTGTTCATCGAGCAGGTGATGACACCGCTGCGCCGCGACATGCCTGAACTGAAAGTGGTGTTCGAACACATCACTACCAAGGATGCCGCCCAGTACGTGCTGGAAGCCAGCGGCCCGGTCGGCGCCACCATCACCGCCCACCACCTGCTGTACAACCGGAATGCGATCTTCACCGGCGGCATCCGCCCGCATTACTACTGCCTGCCGGTGCTCAAGCGCGAAACCCACCGCGAAGCGCTGGTCGCGGCCGCCACCTCCGGCAACCCGCGCTTCTTCCTGGGCACCGACAGCGCGCCGCACGCGCGCGGCCTGAAGGAACATGCCTGCGGCTGCGCCGGCTGCTACACCGCGCTGCATGCGATGGAGCTGTATGCCGAGGCCTTCGACGCCGCCGGTGCGCTGGACAAGCTGGAAGCCTTCGCCAGCTTCAACGGTCCGGCCTTCTACGGCCTGGCGCGCAACGCCGGCACGCTGACGCTGGAGCGTGAAGACTGGCAATTGCCGGCCGAACTGCCGTATGGCGACACCACGCTGGTTCCGCTGCGCGGCGGCGAAACGCTGCGCTGGAAGGCGCGCTGA
- a CDS encoding DUF3025 domain-containing protein produces MQAEATAAGESFAAALAGIDWSRPWFQPFAPHGAALASAVQGGADLRALLDAQASTLGLHSARGVPLRFIPQQALPEGSAYEAHIHATGEVPTRDNLHDFFNALVWLHFPQAKRVLNQIQATVIAREGVQTTRGGVRDAATLFDENAVLFLSEGGEHADALRGFAWQRLFVAQRHAWGTACRVVPFGHALLEKMVQPYKAATAHAWMLPLVPGDALDGAVASSLEEAADTGTLRGGRCFAPLPVMGIPGWCAGNASPDFYADTTVFRPGRMRDLRRQPG; encoded by the coding sequence TTGCAAGCCGAAGCAACCGCGGCGGGCGAATCCTTCGCCGCCGCGCTGGCCGGGATCGACTGGTCCCGGCCATGGTTCCAGCCCTTTGCCCCGCACGGCGCAGCGCTGGCGTCGGCAGTGCAGGGCGGTGCCGACCTGCGCGCGCTGCTCGATGCCCAGGCAAGCACGCTGGGCTTGCACAGCGCGCGCGGGGTGCCGCTGCGCTTTATCCCGCAGCAGGCCTTGCCCGAGGGCAGCGCCTATGAAGCGCACATCCACGCCACGGGCGAAGTCCCGACGCGCGACAACCTCCACGATTTCTTCAATGCGCTGGTATGGCTGCATTTCCCGCAAGCCAAGCGCGTGCTCAACCAGATCCAGGCCACGGTGATCGCGCGCGAGGGCGTGCAGACCACGCGCGGCGGCGTGCGTGACGCGGCCACGCTGTTTGACGAGAACGCGGTGCTGTTCCTGAGCGAGGGCGGCGAGCATGCCGACGCGCTGCGCGGGTTTGCCTGGCAGCGTCTTTTTGTCGCGCAACGCCACGCGTGGGGCACCGCGTGCAGGGTGGTGCCGTTCGGCCACGCGCTGCTGGAAAAGATGGTGCAGCCGTACAAGGCCGCGACCGCGCATGCCTGGATGCTGCCACTGGTGCCGGGCGACGCGCTGGATGGCGCGGTGGCGTCGTCGCTGGAAGAGGCCGCCGATACCGGCACGCTGCGCGGGGGTCGCTGCTTTGCGCCGCTGCCGGTCATGGGCATCCCCGGATGGTGTGCCGGCAACGCCTCGCCTGATTTCTATGCCGACACCACGGTGTTCCGGCCCGGGCGCATGCGGGACTTACGCCGGCAACCTGGCTGA